One Candidatus Woesearchaeota archaeon DNA segment encodes these proteins:
- a CDS encoding helix-turn-helix domain-containing protein, with protein MYQEILQKMGLSTNEAKVYEALLTLGVTTANKIALEAKIQRRNVYDTIKRLKEKGLCSEYVEENIRKFKAINPHRLLDMLKEKEDALQQTLPTMIKHYEVISKVEETIVYRGMEAIKNVYWDVIKVGEDYYTIGGRGNWLDPRWEFFLPKFDRERLKKGIKFRHLFYYELKDPQHPRHAITKMLKNSKHRFLPKDFTSSCSIIIYGNRVGSMTWGEEPMVVVTISDVIAEGYKKYFEFMWQNCEKGNA; from the coding sequence ATGTATCAAGAAATACTTCAGAAGATGGGCTTAAGTACGAATGAAGCTAAAGTTTACGAGGCTCTGCTTACACTCGGGGTTACCACGGCAAACAAGATTGCATTAGAAGCAAAGATACAACGAAGAAATGTCTACGATACCATAAAGAGACTTAAAGAAAAAGGCCTCTGTTCTGAGTATGTTGAAGAAAATATTAGAAAATTTAAGGCAATAAATCCACACCGCTTATTAGATATGCTCAAAGAGAAAGAAGACGCTCTTCAACAAACGCTCCCAACAATGATTAAACACTACGAAGTAATTTCTAAAGTAGAGGAAACCATTGTTTATAGAGGAATGGAAGCCATAAAAAATGTTTATTGGGATGTGATAAAAGTTGGTGAAGATTACTATACCATTGGCGGAAGGGGAAACTGGTTAGATCCACGGTGGGAATTCTTTCTTCCCAAATTCGACAGGGAACGCCTAAAGAAAGGAATAAAATTTCGTCACTTATTTTATTACGAATTGAAAGATCCTCAACATCCACGACACGCGATTACAAAAATGTTGAAGAATAGTAAACACCGCTTTTTACCCAAAGATTTTACGTCCTCATGTTCCATAATCATCTATGGTAATCGTGTTGGTTCTATGACCTGGGGAGAAGAGCCTATGGTTGTCGTTACGATTAGCGATGTTATTGCAGAAGGGTATAAGAAATACTTTGAGTTTATGTGGCAGAATTGTGAGAAAGGAAACGCCTAG
- a CDS encoding ribonucleotide-diphosphate reductase subunit beta, producing the protein MGIINNPKTDPNKILPMTYNWAREHYKTGVANNWVPEEISMQKDVEQWKNPQFLNETERRLILWNLGFFSTAESLTANNIVLAIYRHVTNPESRQYLLRQAYEEAIHTDTFIYCCDTLGLNPDEIYTMYQRIPSIKEKDDFVVDLTKSIFDPMFETRTQQDIQKFIHDLIGYYVIMEGIFFYAGFAMMLALKRQGKMVGIGEQFEYIMRDESVHLAFGCDLINTIKAENPELWTKEFQDDIVHLIKKAVELEKIYALDACPKGVLGINAEQFADYVTYIADRRLQRIGLPKVYNMENPFPWMSEVTDLSKEKNFFETRVTEYQTGGSLKWD; encoded by the coding sequence ATGGGAATCATCAACAATCCAAAGACCGATCCAAATAAGATCTTACCAATGACCTACAACTGGGCTCGTGAACATTATAAAACCGGTGTTGCCAACAATTGGGTTCCTGAAGAGATTTCGATGCAGAAGGATGTCGAGCAATGGAAGAATCCTCAGTTTCTTAATGAAACAGAACGCCGATTGATCCTTTGGAATCTTGGATTTTTTTCTACCGCAGAATCGCTTACTGCTAATAATATTGTTCTTGCCATTTATCGTCATGTCACGAATCCAGAATCACGGCAATATTTGCTTCGACAGGCGTATGAGGAGGCGATTCATACGGATACGTTTATCTATTGTTGTGACACTTTAGGTTTAAACCCTGATGAAATATACACGATGTATCAGAGGATCCCTTCAATCAAGGAGAAAGACGACTTTGTCGTTGATTTAACCAAGTCAATCTTTGATCCGATGTTTGAAACAAGAACACAACAGGATATCCAGAAGTTTATCCATGATCTTATTGGCTATTATGTTATTATGGAAGGCATCTTTTTCTATGCAGGATTTGCCATGATGTTGGCATTAAAACGCCAAGGAAAAATGGTTGGAATCGGAGAACAATTTGAATACATCATGCGTGATGAAAGTGTCCATCTCGCCTTTGGCTGTGACCTTATCAATACTATTAAGGCAGAAAATCCAGAATTGTGGACAAAGGAATTTCAAGATGATATTGTTCACTTGATCAAAAAAGCGGTTGAGCTTGAAAAGATATATGCACTTGATGCCTGCCCTAAAGGGGTACTCGGTATTAATGCAGAACAGTTTGCTGATTATGTTACCTATATTGCAGATCGACGACTTCAGCGTATTGGATTGCCAAAAGTGTATAACATGGAAAATCCCTTCCCTTGGATGTCTGAAGTAACTGACTTAAGCAAAGAGAAGAATTTCTTCGAAACACGAGTAACTGAATATCAGACTGGTGGAAGCCTGAAGTGGGATTGA
- a CDS encoding ribonucleoside-diphosphate reductase subunit alpha, with protein sequence MSMLKVVKRTGEIVDFDVVRIRNALLKAVRAVAAKISPEELDLLVKTITEEIESRFTDFYPNVENIQDVVEKHLVKAGWYEVAKAYILYRSERQKEREQQKEQVMQRAKLGKLTVQKRDGKQVLFNLTKLRKSLERASKGYEHDVDLTSIEKEVIKNIYDQIPTGELAKAIVLASTAFIERDPAYNKVAARLFLQKLYKEVFDQSMEEGQLHALYQEAFVRGIQEAVASEIMDKQLLSFNLETLAQGLKPERDDFFTYLGLQTLYERYFVTCNNKKLELPQSFWMRVAMGLALHEPRKEAAALSFYEALSSLRVVSSTPTLFHSGLAHPQLSSCYLTTINDDLSHIFKCIGDNAQLSKWSGGLGNDWTNIRATGADIQSTKVESQGVVPFLKIANDVTVAINRSGKRRGATCAYLETWHLDIEDFLDLRKNTGDERRRTHDMNTANWIPDLFMKRVIAHQDWTLFSPHEVPDLHHSYGRAFEQKYTAYEQQAKEGKIKRFKVIPAQQLWRKMITMLFETGHPWMTFKDPCNVRSPQDHVGVVHSSNLCTEITLNTSAEETAVCNLASINLARHVEKGRLDKELLGQTIAMTLRMLDNVIDINFYPTQEAKQANLRHRPVGLGVMGLQDVLFMLDLPFDNEEAVRFADELFEFISFHAILASSLLAKERGTYASYKGSKWDRGIFPIDSLQLLEQERGVAIEVPKDTTLPWEKVREHVQKYGMRNSNTMAIAPTATISNIAGCFPCIEPIYKNIYVKANISGEFTIVNTYLVEDLKKLHLWNQEMLELLKYYDGNLQMIAGIPEHLKEKYKEAFTIDPHWIIRHAAVRQKWIDQSQSVNIFYKGTSGRELHDIYLYAWRMGLKTTYYLRSLGASQIEKSTLDAAKYGFTQKREYKALASETSQQEEEGLAMQEGVKSTTAEKAPKVCSLNDPHCEACQ encoded by the coding sequence ATGAGTATGCTTAAGGTTGTCAAACGTACGGGAGAAATTGTTGATTTTGATGTCGTCCGGATAAGGAATGCCCTGCTTAAGGCAGTTCGTGCAGTAGCAGCAAAAATAAGCCCAGAAGAACTTGATCTCTTGGTAAAAACCATCACTGAAGAAATTGAGAGTAGATTTACTGATTTCTACCCAAATGTTGAAAACATCCAGGATGTTGTTGAAAAACACCTTGTTAAGGCTGGATGGTATGAGGTTGCAAAAGCCTACATCCTCTACCGTTCTGAGCGGCAAAAAGAACGGGAACAACAGAAAGAACAGGTTATGCAACGTGCAAAATTAGGAAAATTAACGGTTCAAAAGCGTGATGGGAAACAAGTACTCTTTAATCTCACGAAATTGCGAAAATCTCTTGAACGCGCAAGCAAAGGATATGAGCACGATGTTGACCTTACCTCGATTGAAAAAGAAGTTATTAAAAATATATATGACCAGATTCCAACTGGTGAACTTGCAAAGGCCATTGTCCTGGCAAGTACGGCATTTATTGAACGAGATCCTGCCTATAATAAAGTTGCAGCACGATTATTTCTCCAGAAACTCTACAAAGAGGTATTTGACCAGTCAATGGAAGAGGGGCAACTTCATGCACTTTATCAAGAAGCGTTTGTTCGGGGTATTCAAGAGGCAGTTGCTTCTGAGATTATGGATAAACAACTTCTTTCCTTTAACCTTGAAACACTTGCTCAGGGATTAAAGCCAGAGCGGGATGATTTTTTTACGTATCTTGGACTACAAACCTTATATGAACGTTACTTTGTTACATGTAACAATAAGAAACTTGAATTGCCCCAATCCTTTTGGATGCGTGTTGCGATGGGCCTTGCATTGCACGAGCCACGAAAGGAAGCAGCTGCGCTAAGCTTTTATGAAGCGCTTTCAAGTTTACGGGTCGTGTCTTCAACCCCAACCTTATTCCATTCTGGATTGGCCCATCCACAGTTGAGCTCTTGCTATCTGACAACGATTAATGATGATCTTAGCCATATCTTCAAATGTATTGGTGATAATGCCCAACTTTCAAAATGGTCTGGTGGTCTAGGAAATGATTGGACCAATATTCGGGCAACAGGAGCAGATATCCAGAGTACGAAAGTAGAAAGTCAGGGTGTTGTTCCTTTTTTAAAGATAGCAAATGATGTTACGGTTGCTATCAACCGTTCAGGAAAACGTCGAGGCGCTACCTGTGCTTATCTTGAAACCTGGCATCTTGACATTGAAGATTTCTTGGATTTGCGAAAAAATACTGGAGATGAACGACGAAGAACGCATGATATGAACACGGCAAATTGGATTCCTGACCTTTTCATGAAGCGCGTTATTGCTCATCAAGACTGGACATTATTTTCTCCCCATGAAGTCCCTGACCTTCACCATAGTTATGGAAGAGCTTTTGAACAAAAATACACGGCTTATGAGCAACAGGCAAAAGAAGGAAAGATAAAACGCTTCAAGGTAATACCTGCTCAACAGCTCTGGCGTAAGATGATTACTATGCTCTTCGAAACCGGACATCCATGGATGACTTTTAAAGATCCGTGTAATGTTCGTTCACCCCAAGACCATGTCGGTGTTGTTCATAGCTCTAACCTCTGCACTGAAATTACCTTAAACACGTCAGCTGAGGAAACCGCTGTCTGTAATTTGGCAAGCATCAATCTTGCACGACACGTGGAAAAGGGAAGGCTAGACAAAGAGCTTCTTGGACAAACGATTGCCATGACACTTCGTATGCTCGACAATGTTATTGATATTAATTTTTATCCAACTCAGGAAGCAAAGCAGGCAAACCTGCGTCATCGTCCTGTAGGCTTAGGAGTTATGGGATTACAGGATGTACTCTTTATGCTTGATCTTCCTTTTGATAATGAAGAAGCGGTTCGTTTTGCCGATGAATTGTTTGAATTCATTTCCTTTCACGCTATTCTTGCATCTTCGCTATTGGCTAAGGAACGAGGAACCTATGCGTCCTATAAAGGTTCAAAATGGGACCGAGGGATCTTTCCCATTGATTCATTACAGTTGCTTGAACAAGAAAGAGGAGTGGCTATTGAGGTACCAAAAGACACAACCCTTCCCTGGGAGAAGGTTCGAGAGCATGTTCAGAAATATGGCATGAGAAATTCAAACACCATGGCTATAGCTCCAACAGCAACGATTTCCAATATTGCCGGGTGCTTCCCCTGCATTGAGCCCATTTACAAAAACATCTATGTCAAAGCAAATATCAGCGGTGAGTTTACCATAGTGAATACCTACCTTGTTGAAGATTTAAAGAAATTGCACCTCTGGAATCAGGAGATGCTTGAACTTTTAAAATACTATGATGGAAATCTCCAAATGATTGCAGGCATTCCTGAACATCTCAAGGAAAAGTACAAAGAGGCCTTTACCATTGATCCGCATTGGATTATTCGCCATGCCGCTGTCCGCCAGAAATGGATTGATCAGAGTCAGTCAGTAAATATTTTTTACAAAGGAACTTCGGGAAGAGAGTTGCATGATATCTATCTCTATGCATGGCGCATGGGACTCAAAACTACTTATTACTTACGTTCATTGGGTGCAAGTCAAATTGAAAAGTCAACGCTCGATGCTGCAAAATATGGATTTACTCAGAAGCGAGAATACAAAGCGCTTGCATCAGAAACAAGCCAACAGGAAGAAGAGGGCTTAGCAATGCAGGAAGGAGTAAAAAGTACGACGGCTGAGAAGGCACCAAAAGTGTGCTCGCTTAATGATCCTCACTGCGAGGCTTGTCAATAG
- the nrdR gene encoding transcriptional repressor NrdR — MRCPYCQHTETKVLDSRESENAVRRRRECLQCEKRFTTYERVEMVDLLVVKKDGRREAFDRAKLMKGLVKACEKRPITMEVLEKVVHEIEQELRKRDSVEIPSNEIGELVMAKLKQLDKVAYIRFASVYREFEDIAHFQKEVFALLQNKGDHQ; from the coding sequence ATGCGTTGTCCTTATTGCCAACATACAGAAACAAAGGTGCTTGATAGCAGAGAAAGTGAAAATGCTGTACGAAGAAGAAGAGAGTGTCTTCAATGCGAAAAACGTTTTACAACCTATGAACGAGTAGAAATGGTAGATCTTCTCGTTGTCAAGAAAGATGGCAGGCGTGAAGCCTTTGATCGTGCAAAACTCATGAAAGGACTCGTGAAGGCATGCGAAAAGCGGCCGATTACTATGGAGGTCTTGGAAAAGGTGGTACACGAAATCGAACAGGAATTACGGAAACGAGATTCCGTCGAGATACCAAGTAATGAGATTGGCGAGCTGGTTATGGCAAAACTCAAACAACTGGATAAAGTGGCGTATATTCGTTTTGCCTCTGTCTACCGAGAATTTGAAGATATAGCCCATTTTCAAAAAGAGGTTTTTGCTTTGCTACAAAATAAGGGTGATCATCAATGA
- the dusB gene encoding tRNA dihydrouridine synthase DusB, producing MASFPKLTSRALLSPMAGITDVAFRALARTYGAGLTYTEFVSSAAVVRRDAKTIRLLQLDPSERPCAVQVFGNNLAEVVGAAKLLEHTFDIIDVNCGCPAWKVIKTGAGSALLNNPEKIHHFIKTLTSAVHKPVTLKIRLGIDEHHLTAVEIAKRAEEAGATAIAVHGRTQKQGFSGKADWEMIKKVKKAVSIPVIGNGDIFTPQDFKKRLDESGVDYILIGRGAIGNPFLFKQINDYLEKGNYEEKNKTEQFWEYAKLANHYELPFITIKQQAMGFTKGMNRSTQIREMISGCKDSKELQQLFNNLPNHG from the coding sequence ATGGCATCTTTCCCTAAGCTTACGAGTAGAGCATTGCTGAGTCCTATGGCTGGCATCACTGATGTTGCGTTTCGCGCACTTGCTAGAACATACGGTGCTGGATTAACCTACACGGAATTCGTGAGTAGTGCTGCGGTAGTTCGAAGGGATGCAAAGACGATAAGGCTTCTCCAACTCGATCCCTCTGAGAGGCCATGTGCAGTACAGGTATTTGGCAACAATCTTGCAGAGGTTGTTGGTGCAGCAAAACTTCTTGAGCACACTTTTGATATTATCGACGTCAACTGTGGTTGTCCAGCCTGGAAGGTCATTAAGACAGGAGCAGGAAGTGCGTTGCTTAACAACCCTGAGAAGATCCATCATTTCATCAAGACCTTAACGAGTGCTGTCCATAAACCGGTGACGCTGAAAATCAGGCTGGGTATTGACGAGCACCATCTTACCGCAGTAGAAATTGCCAAACGTGCAGAAGAAGCTGGAGCAACTGCGATTGCTGTTCATGGGAGAACACAAAAACAAGGCTTCAGTGGAAAAGCTGATTGGGAAATGATAAAGAAAGTAAAAAAAGCAGTGTCTATCCCTGTTATCGGCAATGGAGATATTTTTACTCCTCAAGATTTCAAAAAAAGACTTGATGAAAGTGGTGTAGACTATATCCTCATAGGAAGAGGTGCCATTGGCAATCCGTTTTTATTCAAACAGATCAACGACTATCTTGAGAAAGGAAATTACGAGGAAAAAAATAAGACAGAACAATTCTGGGAATATGCGAAACTTGCCAACCATTATGAGCTTCCCTTTATCACCATAAAACAACAGGCAATGGGATTTACCAAAGGAATGAACAGAAGTACCCAGATACGGGAAATGATCAGCGGATGTAAAGACAGCAAGGAATTACAACAGCTTTTCAACAATCTACCTAATCATGGTTAA
- a CDS encoding M1 family metallopeptidase, with amino-acid sequence MKRLFKYYPQDFGELTVKVLHLDLTFDVYDDHTVVTSLFTAKTRRSIRELAMDAKNLQILEVTGRDMQVTYQYDEPKNKLHVSFAKTLKPGTTFILETKTICRPTKHILEGLYYDETPPGCPPTQITQCQQWGFQRLVPCIDDMTAKCTYTTTIIADERYTNMITNGDVIETKRSLGNGRAMITYANTKTPMAPYLFFLGVGTYATFTKAFEDPDGDIFQLELLVPPQSDPAIAQQALDALADAILWVRIFTGPEAFTGVEQKKKLFSLVKQRDALTEKESSPKKEQELKKLRREIKTLALSLILGYKYTGTVYREIGMQNSDFGGMENVGNTTISTNRIMPFLFMTDPLFEYMICVKVHEYYHNLNGSEVTGWSPFELWLNEAVTVYIEKQYHAFLFGEAYSRLQTVLQILSPDGGTLQLDSGATSMPIEPDGFNDPNELITGITYVKAPEFVRMIQTLMGKEKFVKALALYHQRYAHANATRAQWLACMEEISGTNFQQMAKQWLKQTGFPTLHLTRMYDPKKRVYTIIFTQEESHVKQVWEFPLQIALVDKNGKTLEEKTTWIQSSKGNITFANVPQPAFVSMNRDFSVYGKIIDQTTEKELFSQVKHDADIVNRYMAFYHLLDREKMRLLTNPHEKVRAEIRDLIYEFLCNKTLMQEVPNFLTIFESVEDQTWAHRYQELYDVKKKILQSVAERYEKELLVLYRRYHDQTTLSFPQAHEFQQQISALKARQVKNSILTLLAAHDTPPIQQLIKEQFLSARAATDKLVAFRLYMNSAAPDNVQILREYQEEAKQHLVSWELFLTVVGGNDSKQALALIREVECAKAFRIEQSNDQRALYGRFALNKKRSLLTKEGRTYLQEILTKLAQVNEYTTVIILNVFGNIDKIAPEYHVDVVNVLVGVLKTVDKEKQPSVFNTIRRILLGNPKAVERYEREAGKINC; translated from the coding sequence ATGAAACGGCTATTCAAATATTATCCCCAAGATTTTGGTGAGCTTACAGTTAAAGTCCTTCACCTCGATCTGACTTTTGATGTCTATGATGATCATACGGTTGTTACTTCTCTCTTTACTGCGAAAACACGACGATCTATTCGCGAACTCGCTATGGATGCAAAGAATCTTCAAATTCTTGAAGTTACGGGTAGAGACATGCAGGTAACTTATCAATATGATGAACCAAAAAATAAACTTCATGTCTCTTTTGCAAAGACTCTGAAGCCTGGAACGACATTCATCCTCGAGACAAAAACCATTTGTCGGCCAACAAAACATATTCTGGAAGGTCTCTATTATGATGAAACACCACCCGGATGTCCTCCCACGCAAATCACCCAATGTCAGCAGTGGGGATTTCAACGACTCGTACCGTGCATTGATGATATGACGGCAAAATGTACCTACACCACCACGATTATTGCTGATGAACGTTACACCAATATGATTACGAATGGGGATGTCATTGAGACAAAACGATCATTGGGAAACGGACGAGCAATGATAACGTATGCCAATACCAAAACTCCGATGGCTCCCTACCTTTTTTTCCTTGGTGTTGGAACCTATGCTACCTTTACCAAAGCCTTTGAAGATCCTGATGGAGACATCTTCCAGCTTGAACTGCTTGTTCCTCCACAATCAGATCCAGCTATTGCTCAACAGGCACTTGATGCTCTTGCAGATGCTATTCTTTGGGTAAGGATTTTTACCGGGCCAGAAGCCTTTACTGGAGTTGAGCAGAAAAAAAAACTCTTTTCGTTGGTAAAACAGCGTGATGCATTAACAGAGAAGGAATCTTCCCCAAAAAAGGAACAGGAACTTAAAAAATTAAGAAGAGAAATAAAGACATTAGCCTTATCACTTATCTTGGGTTATAAATATACAGGAACGGTTTACCGGGAAATCGGCATGCAGAACTCTGATTTTGGCGGCATGGAAAATGTTGGTAATACTACCATAAGCACGAATCGCATCATGCCCTTCCTTTTTATGACTGATCCTTTATTCGAATATATGATTTGTGTAAAGGTGCATGAGTACTATCATAATCTCAATGGTTCTGAGGTTACTGGGTGGAGTCCTTTTGAGCTCTGGCTCAATGAGGCAGTTACCGTCTATATTGAAAAGCAATATCATGCATTCTTGTTTGGTGAAGCGTATTCACGATTACAAACGGTTTTACAAATTCTGTCTCCTGATGGCGGTACGCTTCAGCTTGATTCAGGTGCAACATCAATGCCCATTGAGCCCGATGGCTTTAATGACCCTAATGAGCTGATTACGGGTATTACGTATGTGAAGGCACCAGAGTTTGTACGGATGATCCAAACCCTGATGGGTAAAGAGAAATTCGTTAAAGCACTCGCATTATACCATCAACGATATGCCCATGCAAATGCCACACGAGCACAATGGCTGGCATGTATGGAAGAAATTTCTGGGACGAATTTTCAGCAAATGGCAAAGCAGTGGTTAAAACAAACAGGGTTTCCAACACTTCATCTTACGCGGATGTATGATCCAAAGAAGCGTGTCTACACCATTATTTTCACCCAAGAAGAAAGTCATGTGAAACAGGTATGGGAATTCCCCCTCCAGATTGCGCTTGTTGACAAAAATGGGAAAACTCTGGAAGAAAAGACAACATGGATACAGAGCAGTAAAGGAAATATTACCTTTGCGAATGTTCCACAACCAGCATTTGTTTCTATGAATCGTGATTTTTCTGTCTATGGAAAAATTATTGATCAAACAACAGAGAAAGAACTTTTTTCTCAGGTAAAGCATGATGCTGACATTGTTAATCGTTACATGGCTTTTTATCATTTGCTTGATCGCGAAAAAATGCGTCTTTTAACAAATCCACACGAAAAAGTAAGGGCTGAAATTCGTGACCTTATTTACGAATTTTTGTGCAATAAAACACTCATGCAGGAAGTGCCTAATTTCCTGACGATCTTCGAGTCTGTTGAGGATCAGACATGGGCACATCGTTATCAGGAGCTCTATGATGTGAAAAAGAAAATCTTGCAGAGCGTTGCTGAACGCTACGAAAAGGAGCTGTTAGTGTTGTACCGCAGGTATCATGACCAAACGACCTTATCGTTTCCACAGGCTCATGAATTTCAACAACAGATCAGTGCTCTAAAAGCCAGGCAGGTGAAAAACAGTATCCTTACTCTTCTTGCAGCTCATGACACTCCCCCTATCCAGCAACTCATAAAAGAGCAATTCTTATCTGCTCGTGCTGCTACTGATAAACTTGTTGCCTTTCGCTTGTACATGAATAGTGCTGCTCCTGACAATGTGCAGATCCTCAGAGAATATCAGGAAGAAGCAAAGCAACATCTGGTAAGCTGGGAGTTATTTTTAACGGTTGTTGGTGGCAATGACAGTAAACAAGCTCTTGCATTGATTCGCGAAGTTGAATGTGCCAAAGCATTTCGTATTGAACAATCCAATGACCAACGAGCACTGTATGGAAGGTTTGCGCTCAATAAAAAAAGATCTTTGTTAACGAAAGAGGGAAGAACATATCTTCAGGAAATACTCACAAAACTGGCGCAGGTGAATGAATACACTACCGTCATTATATTGAATGTCTTTGGGAACATCGATAAGATTGCACCAGAATACCATGTCGATGTAGTTAACGTTCTTGTTGGTGTCCTTAAAACAGTAGATAAAGAAAAACAGCCAAGTGTCTTTAACACCATACGAAGAATTCTCCTCGGAAATCCGAAAGCTGTGGAACGATACGAACGAGAAGCTGGAAAGATCAATTGCTAA